In one window of Musa acuminata AAA Group cultivar baxijiao chromosome BXJ3-2, Cavendish_Baxijiao_AAA, whole genome shotgun sequence DNA:
- the LOC135582699 gene encoding protein PHOSPHATE STARVATION RESPONSE 2-like isoform X1, translated as MYTWKEMETRSALPMGKLNMEQLSDARSSGVMSSTLPVRPNNSGEKFPKIPDSQLVLMDREIRSNPLPSDYTPFVSDGGNVGPLFSSPSGLSSDLHFSSSLPHERHTNGTPFANQLLNAGVSLSSTYSSNTGIFQVPNNNLPKDPTAVTWCPETVQGIGNSKINDSLIVVSNDLSKQNDWWSDIMNVDWKDLLNDTTIAESQSKVVCPAAQSSPDISMHQLQSHRSVPCHAGEVCSITSPMSATTSTATKPRMRWTPELHELFIDAVNQLGGGEKATPKGVLNIMKVEGLTICHVKSHLQKYRTARYIPDSSEGMSEKRITQSEELPSLNLKTGIDFTEALRLQIEVQKRLHEQLEIQRSMQLRIEEQAKRLQVMIEKQRKSTMEKQHASSTPLEPTPHSTAEIELPEGGNSSSSIQRTEDSRQVGNKWKMPELETSNKKGTDAITGCPSTSKHIRVSNEDA; from the exons ATGTATACATGGAAAGAAATGGAAACACGATCAGCTCTGCCAATGGGGAAGCTTAACATGGAGCAACTCAGTGATGCTAGAAGCTCTGGAGTTATGTCATCAACTCTACCTGTTAGACCAAACAACTCTGGAGAGAAGTTTCCTAAAATACCAGATTCCCAACTAGTTCTGATGGATAGGGAAATAAGAAGCAATCCTTTGCCTTCCGATTATACTCCTTTTGTCTCCGATGGTGGGAACGTTGGACCCTTGTTTTCATCACCTTCTGGACTTTCTTCAGATCTTCATTTTTCTTCAAGTCTCCCCCATGAGAGGCATACCAATGGTACTCCATTTGCTAATCAATTACTGAATGCTGGAGTTTCTTTGTCTTCAACCTATTCCTCAAATACTGGAATATTTCAAGTGCCAAATAATAATTTACCCAAAGATCCAACTGCAGTAACCTGGTGTCCAGAAACAGTTCAAGGCATCGGGAACAGTAAAATCAACGACAGCTTGATTGTGGTTTCCAATGATCTCAGTAAGCAAAATGACTGGTGGAGTGATATCATGAATGTAGATTGGAAGGATCTTCTTAATGACACAACTATTGCTGAATCTCAATCAAAG GTTGTCTGCCCAGCTGCTCAATCCTCTCCTGATATCTCAATGCACCAGCTGCAATCCCATCGATCTGTTCCATGTCATGCTGGTGAGGTTTGTTCTATCACTAGTCCAATGTCTGCTACCACTAGTACTGCAACCAAGCCACGCATGAGGTGGACTCCAGAGCTTCATGAACTATTCATAGATGCCGTCAACCAGCTTGGTGGTGGTGAAA AAGCTACTCCTAAAGGTGTATTGAATATCATGAAAGTGGAAGGATTGACAATATGCCATGTGAAAAGTCATCTACAG AAATACAGAACAGCTCGTTATATACCGGACTCGTCAGAAG GAATGTCAGAAAAGAGGATCACTCAGAGTGAGGAATTACCTTCATTAAATCTGAAGAC AGGCATTGATTTCACTGAAGCATTGAGACTCCAGATAGAAGTTCAGAAACGCCTGCATGAACAACTTGAG ATTCAGAGAAGCatgcaactgagaattgaggagcAAGCGAAACGCCTGCAAGTAATGATCGAGAAGCAACGTAAGTCAACCATGGAAAAGCAGCATGCTTCTTCCACTCCATTAGAACCAACTCCTCATTCTACTGCTGAGATCGAGCTCCCAGAAGGAGGAAATAGCTCCAGTAGTATACAAAGAACAGAGGACTCTAGGCAAGTGGGTAACAAGTGGAAGATGCCTGAACTCGAGACTTCCAATAAGAAGGGAACAGATGCCATCACCGGTTGCCCTTCAACATCCAAGCACATCAGAGTGAGCAATGAGGACGCATGA
- the LOC135631127 gene encoding heavy metal-associated isoprenylated plant protein 45-like isoform X2: MFSFRRQKTSTSDALSIVELMVHMDCEGCERRVRKAISKLNGVDTVEIDMDKQKVTVTGYVEERKVIKAVRRTGRKAELWPFPYDAEYYPFALQYLEDSTFSSTHNYYRHGYTSTVHGYFPDPAYSMIVDDHAFALFNDDNVHACVIM, from the exons ATGTTTAGTTTTCGACGGCAGAAGACATCCACGTCCGATGCATTGTCC ATCGTGGAGCTGATGGTTCACATGGACTGCGAAGGATGCGAAAGGAGAGTACGAAAAGCTATCTCCAAGCTAAACG GGGTGGACACAGTGGAGATCGACATGGACAAGCAGAAGGTGACGGTCACGGGCTACGTGGAGGAGAGGAAGGTGATCAAGGCGGTGCGGCGCACGGGGAGGAAGGCCGAGCTGTGGCCGTTCCCTTACGACGCCGAGTACTACCCGTTCGCGCTTCAGTATCTGGAGGACTCCACCTTCTCCTCCACCCACAATTATTACCGCCATGGATACACCTCGACGGTGCATGGATACTTCCCTGACCCCGCCTACTCCATGATCGTCGATGATCATGCTTTTGCGCTTTTCAACGATGACAACGTTCATGCATGTGTGATCATGTAA
- the LOC135582699 gene encoding protein PHOSPHATE STARVATION RESPONSE 2-like isoform X3, which translates to MYTWKEMETRSALPMGKLNMEQLSDARSSGVMSSTLPVRPNNSGEKFPKIPDSQLVLMDREIRSNPLPSDYTPFVSDGGNVGPLFSSPSGLSSDLHFSSSLPHERHTNVTWCPETVQGIGNSKINDSLIVVSNDLSKQNDWWSDIMNVDWKDLLNDTTIAESQSKVVCPAAQSSPDISMHQLQSHRSVPCHAGEVCSITSPMSATTSTATKPRMRWTPELHELFIDAVNQLGGGEKATPKGVLNIMKVEGLTICHVKSHLQKYRTARYIPDSSEGMSEKRITQSEELPSLNLKTGIDFTEALRLQIEVQKRLHEQLEIQRSMQLRIEEQAKRLQVMIEKQRKSTMEKQHASSTPLEPTPHSTAEIELPEGGNSSSSIQRTEDSRQVGNKWKMPELETSNKKGTDAITGCPSTSKHIRVSNEDA; encoded by the exons ATGTATACATGGAAAGAAATGGAAACACGATCAGCTCTGCCAATGGGGAAGCTTAACATGGAGCAACTCAGTGATGCTAGAAGCTCTGGAGTTATGTCATCAACTCTACCTGTTAGACCAAACAACTCTGGAGAGAAGTTTCCTAAAATACCAGATTCCCAACTAGTTCTGATGGATAGGGAAATAAGAAGCAATCCTTTGCCTTCCGATTATACTCCTTTTGTCTCCGATGGTGGGAACGTTGGACCCTTGTTTTCATCACCTTCTGGACTTTCTTCAGATCTTCATTTTTCTTCAAGTCTCCCCCATGAGAGGCATACCAATG TAACCTGGTGTCCAGAAACAGTTCAAGGCATCGGGAACAGTAAAATCAACGACAGCTTGATTGTGGTTTCCAATGATCTCAGTAAGCAAAATGACTGGTGGAGTGATATCATGAATGTAGATTGGAAGGATCTTCTTAATGACACAACTATTGCTGAATCTCAATCAAAG GTTGTCTGCCCAGCTGCTCAATCCTCTCCTGATATCTCAATGCACCAGCTGCAATCCCATCGATCTGTTCCATGTCATGCTGGTGAGGTTTGTTCTATCACTAGTCCAATGTCTGCTACCACTAGTACTGCAACCAAGCCACGCATGAGGTGGACTCCAGAGCTTCATGAACTATTCATAGATGCCGTCAACCAGCTTGGTGGTGGTGAAA AAGCTACTCCTAAAGGTGTATTGAATATCATGAAAGTGGAAGGATTGACAATATGCCATGTGAAAAGTCATCTACAG AAATACAGAACAGCTCGTTATATACCGGACTCGTCAGAAG GAATGTCAGAAAAGAGGATCACTCAGAGTGAGGAATTACCTTCATTAAATCTGAAGAC AGGCATTGATTTCACTGAAGCATTGAGACTCCAGATAGAAGTTCAGAAACGCCTGCATGAACAACTTGAG ATTCAGAGAAGCatgcaactgagaattgaggagcAAGCGAAACGCCTGCAAGTAATGATCGAGAAGCAACGTAAGTCAACCATGGAAAAGCAGCATGCTTCTTCCACTCCATTAGAACCAACTCCTCATTCTACTGCTGAGATCGAGCTCCCAGAAGGAGGAAATAGCTCCAGTAGTATACAAAGAACAGAGGACTCTAGGCAAGTGGGTAACAAGTGGAAGATGCCTGAACTCGAGACTTCCAATAAGAAGGGAACAGATGCCATCACCGGTTGCCCTTCAACATCCAAGCACATCAGAGTGAGCAATGAGGACGCATGA
- the LOC135631127 gene encoding heavy metal-associated isoprenylated plant protein 45-like isoform X1, giving the protein MLTRSFGCFLHLRTLVSIACHKIVELMVHMDCEGCERRVRKAISKLNGVDTVEIDMDKQKVTVTGYVEERKVIKAVRRTGRKAELWPFPYDAEYYPFALQYLEDSTFSSTHNYYRHGYTSTVHGYFPDPAYSMIVDDHAFALFNDDNVHACVIM; this is encoded by the exons ATGCTTACTCGGTCTTTTGGCTGCTTCCTGCATCTACGTACTCTTGTATCCATCGCATGTCACAAGATCGTGGAGCTGATGGTTCACATGGACTGCGAAGGATGCGAAAGGAGAGTACGAAAAGCTATCTCCAAGCTAAACG GGGTGGACACAGTGGAGATCGACATGGACAAGCAGAAGGTGACGGTCACGGGCTACGTGGAGGAGAGGAAGGTGATCAAGGCGGTGCGGCGCACGGGGAGGAAGGCCGAGCTGTGGCCGTTCCCTTACGACGCCGAGTACTACCCGTTCGCGCTTCAGTATCTGGAGGACTCCACCTTCTCCTCCACCCACAATTATTACCGCCATGGATACACCTCGACGGTGCATGGATACTTCCCTGACCCCGCCTACTCCATGATCGTCGATGATCATGCTTTTGCGCTTTTCAACGATGACAACGTTCATGCATGTGTGATCATGTAA
- the LOC135582702 gene encoding WAT1-related protein At5g07050-like isoform X1 has protein sequence MKSTKACAPYLGIVVVQLAYAGSNILCKLALEQGLSFLVFVVYRHLIALLILAPLAYVLERNRRPSLSFPLLVKVFILAMFGITIHQNVYYLGLDYTSPTVASALSNVIPALTFILTAILRMEKASLRSAKGRARIVGTIFCISGALVFTFWKGFLLGGFVKRPLIEMHAEGDVHHKEDWLKGSVLILTSYIAYTAWLILQAIICEVYPARLSLNTMICFFASLQSSSVALVFERNAASWRLNWNLQLLTIIYCGTVISCLTYYLLTYCIGEKGPVFAATFIPLQLVIVGFLSAFIFAERLHIGSLIGVFIIIVGLYCVLWGKSRYSNE, from the exons ATGAAATCCACGAAAGCTTGTGCTCCCTACCTTGGCATTGTTGTGGTCCAATTAGCATATGCAGGATCCAACATCCTCTGCAAGCTTGCATTAGAGCAGGGACTAAGCTTCCTCGTCTTCGTCGTGTACCGGCATCTCATCGCTTTGCTCATCTTGGCTCCTCTCGCGTATGTTCTCGAGAG GAACCGGAGGCCCTCCCTCTCATTTCCTCTGCTCGTGAAGGTCTTCATTCTGGCAATGTTTGGGATAACTATTCACCAAAATGTGTACTACCTCGGACTGGATTACACTTCTCCTACCGTCGCCAGTGCCTTGAGCAATGTCATCCCAGCTCTCACCTTCATATTGACAGCTATCCTGAG GATGGAGAAGGCCAGCTTGAGGAGTGCCAAGGGGAGGGCAAGGATTGTGGGTACCATCTTTTGCATCAGTGGTGCCCTAGTTTTCACATTCTGGAAAGGCTTTCTGTTGGGAGGCTTTGTCAAGAGACCTTTGATTGAGATGCATGCCGAAGGTGATGTGCATCACAAAGAAGACTGGCTTAAAGGCTCTGTTCTTATCCTAACCAGCTACATCGCATACACTGCATGGCTTATTCTTCAG GCGATCATCTGTGAGGTCTATCCAGCCAGACTATCATTGAACACCATGATCTGCTTCTTTGCATCACTGCAATCTTCTTCAGTTGCACTCGTCTTCGAAAGGAATGCTGCATCATGGAGACTGAATTGGAACCTACAGCTCCTCACCATCATCTATTGC GGAACTGTGATCTCTTGCCTCACATACTACTTGCTGACGTATTGTATTGGTGAGAAGGGACCGGTCTTTGCCGCCACATTCATCCCACTGCAGCTGGTGATCGTAGGATTCCTCTCGGCCTTCATTTTCGCCGAACGACTTCATATTGGCAG CTTGATCGGGGTATTCATCATAATTGTGGGACTCTATTGCGTTCTCTGGGGAAAAAGCAGATACTCCAATGAGTAG
- the LOC135631059 gene encoding uncharacterized protein At4g13230-like: MGIISLTGSMSKSFHLAASMARCNSRSPRFLAFAATRGLQGSAERDAKETHKNIKDASGEIKKTAENVREKINAAADQVVDKTIEAAGNVIDSVQGGRAKGVSQSAWGSAKETMQKIKDTVVGKAQESKQSIKDGAENTKRAMDAKH, translated from the exons ATGGGCATCATTTCTCTCACTGGAAGCATGTCCAAGTCCTTCCACCTTGCAGCATCCATGGCTAGATGCAACTCCCGGAGCCCAAGATTCCTTGCATTTGCCGCGACGAGGGGTTTGCAG GGGAGTGCGGAAAGGGATGCTAAAGAGACTCACAAGAACATCAAGGACGCGAGTGGAGAGATCAAGAAGACAGCCGAGAACGTCAGGGAGAAAATTAATGCGGCTGCTGATCAG gTGGTGGACAAAACAATCGAGGCAGCTGGTAATGTGATCGACTCAGTTCAGGGAGGAAGAGCAAAGGGAGTCTCGCAGAGTGCGTGGGGGTCGGCCAAAGAAACCATGCAGAAGATAAAGGACACAGTCGTAGGAAAGGCTCAAGAGTCGAAGCAGAGCATCAAGGACGGCGCAGAGAACACCAAGCGCGCCATGGACGCCAAACACTAG
- the LOC135582702 gene encoding WAT1-related protein At5g07050-like isoform X2, translated as MKSTKACAPYLGIVVVQLAYAGSNILCKLALEQGLSFLVFVVYRHLIALLILAPLANRRPSLSFPLLVKVFILAMFGITIHQNVYYLGLDYTSPTVASALSNVIPALTFILTAILRMEKASLRSAKGRARIVGTIFCISGALVFTFWKGFLLGGFVKRPLIEMHAEGDVHHKEDWLKGSVLILTSYIAYTAWLILQAIICEVYPARLSLNTMICFFASLQSSSVALVFERNAASWRLNWNLQLLTIIYCGTVISCLTYYLLTYCIGEKGPVFAATFIPLQLVIVGFLSAFIFAERLHIGSLIGVFIIIVGLYCVLWGKSRYSNE; from the exons ATGAAATCCACGAAAGCTTGTGCTCCCTACCTTGGCATTGTTGTGGTCCAATTAGCATATGCAGGATCCAACATCCTCTGCAAGCTTGCATTAGAGCAGGGACTAAGCTTCCTCGTCTTCGTCGTGTACCGGCATCTCATCGCTTTGCTCATCTTGGCTCCTCTCGC GAACCGGAGGCCCTCCCTCTCATTTCCTCTGCTCGTGAAGGTCTTCATTCTGGCAATGTTTGGGATAACTATTCACCAAAATGTGTACTACCTCGGACTGGATTACACTTCTCCTACCGTCGCCAGTGCCTTGAGCAATGTCATCCCAGCTCTCACCTTCATATTGACAGCTATCCTGAG GATGGAGAAGGCCAGCTTGAGGAGTGCCAAGGGGAGGGCAAGGATTGTGGGTACCATCTTTTGCATCAGTGGTGCCCTAGTTTTCACATTCTGGAAAGGCTTTCTGTTGGGAGGCTTTGTCAAGAGACCTTTGATTGAGATGCATGCCGAAGGTGATGTGCATCACAAAGAAGACTGGCTTAAAGGCTCTGTTCTTATCCTAACCAGCTACATCGCATACACTGCATGGCTTATTCTTCAG GCGATCATCTGTGAGGTCTATCCAGCCAGACTATCATTGAACACCATGATCTGCTTCTTTGCATCACTGCAATCTTCTTCAGTTGCACTCGTCTTCGAAAGGAATGCTGCATCATGGAGACTGAATTGGAACCTACAGCTCCTCACCATCATCTATTGC GGAACTGTGATCTCTTGCCTCACATACTACTTGCTGACGTATTGTATTGGTGAGAAGGGACCGGTCTTTGCCGCCACATTCATCCCACTGCAGCTGGTGATCGTAGGATTCCTCTCGGCCTTCATTTTCGCCGAACGACTTCATATTGGCAG CTTGATCGGGGTATTCATCATAATTGTGGGACTCTATTGCGTTCTCTGGGGAAAAAGCAGATACTCCAATGAGTAG
- the LOC135630836 gene encoding heavy metal-associated isoprenylated plant protein 44-like, with the protein MGRVLSSLLSTIFSGGDGHRSYNYRSYFYNTSNSSSNTHYHTEDNNMINMRITKGRPLSLQTVELKVRMCCTGCERIVKHALQKLRGIDSVEVDLDLEKVTVMGYVDRNKVLKEVRRSGKKAEFWPNPDLPLYFTSQKDYFYDEESFRDSYNYWRHGYNGDNHGHIPVPQRGEDPISNLFNDDDVNACSVM; encoded by the exons ATGGGAAGAGTCTTAAGCTCTTTGCTCTCCACAATTTTCTCCGGCGGTGACGGCCACAGGAGTTACAATTACAGAAGTTACTTCTACAAcaccagcaacagcagcagcaacacccACTACCACACTGAAGACAATAACATGATCAATATGAGGATCACCAAGGGAAGGCCTCTTTCTTTGCAG ACAGTGGAGCTAAAAGTGAGGATGTGTTGCACAGGTTGCGAGAGGATTGTCAAACACGCTCTCCAAAAGCTTAGAG GCATCGACTCAGTGGAGGTGGATTTGGATCTGGAGAAGGTGACGGTGATGGGGTACGTCGACCGGAACAAGGTGCTCAAGGAGGTGCGCCGGAGCGGCAAGAAGGCCGAGTTCTGGCCCAACCCTGACCTGCCGCTCTACTTCACGAGCCAAAAAGACTACTTCTACGACGAGGAGTCCTTCCGCGACAGCTACAACTACTGGCGGCACGGCTACAACGGCGACAACCACGGCCACATCCCGGTGCCGCAGCGCGGGGAGGACCCCATCAGTAACCTGTTCAACGACGACGACGTCAACGCATGCAGCGTCATGTAA
- the LOC135631395 gene encoding noroxomaritidine synthase-like: MDMSWLMDTKTFLQAYPDIVLAFVCFAFFFFFCYCYYDRICRSRSRIPVNWPVVGMLPALLVNLHRLHDWGTDVLREAGCSFWFRGPWFLGMNHLLTCDPANVHHVFGANFSNYPKGEAFLEIFDILGDGIFNSDEQSWKEQRTKAHSIMSGRRFRTFVADSARSKVEKGLLPLIHHIAQRGVAVDLQDVFLRLTFDTTCNLVFGVDPRCLSVEFPTIPFARAMDDAMAALLTRQTVPPAWWKLMRWLRVGEEKKLEMAWKEVDHFIAEHIAEKKRSGEANDDMLSAYINDNDDDNDRAMDGKRSTEFDKFLRDTAVNFMLAGRDTTGAALTWFFWLLSQNPMVEAKILKELEEATSLRKERPSSDELIVFGTDELGKMVYLHAALCESLRFFPPVPFEHKSVLQSEVLPSGHRVGHGTKILVSAYAMGRMEGVWGGDWAEVRPERWISEKGRMRYEPSYKFLAFNSGPRACLGKDVAFAQMKTVVAAMVYNFHVEVLRGPVAAPKLSIILQMKNGLMARIERRRDRK, translated from the coding sequence ATGGACATGAGTTGGCTGATGGATACGAAGACCTTCTTGCAAGCTTACCCTGACATCGTCTTAGCTTTCGTTTgcttcgccttcttcttcttcttctgttactGTTACTATGACCGAATCTGTCGTAGTAGGTCGAGAATCCCAGTGAATTGGCCAGTGGTCGGGATGCTCCCGGCGCTGCTCGTCAACCTCCACCGCCTCCACGACTGGGGCACCGACGTGCTTCGGGAGGCCGGCTGCAGCTTCTGGTTCCGCGGCCCCTGGTTCTTGGGCATGAACCATCTGTTGACGTGCGACCCCGCCAACGTGCACCATGTCTTCGGCGCCAACTTCTCCAACTACCCCAAGGGGGAGGCGTTCCTGGAGATCTTCGACATCCTCGGCGACGGCATCTTCAACTCCGACGAGCAGTCGTGGAAGGAGCAGAGGACGAAGGCCCATAGCATCATGAGCGGTCGAAGGTTCCGGACCTTCGTCGCGGATTCTGCTCGAAGCAAGGTGGAGAAGGGGCTGCTCCCTCTCATCCACCACATCGCACAGCGAGGGGTGGCTGTGGACCTGCAAGATGTCTTCTTGAGGCTGACCTTCGACACCACATGTAACTTGGTTTTCGGAGTCGATCCGCGTTGCCTCTCGGTCGAGTTCCCTACGATCCCGTTTGCCAGGGCGATGGACGACGCCATGGCCGCTTTGCTTACCAGGCAGACGGTGCCGCCGGCTTGGTGGAAGCTGATGAGGTGGTTGAGGGTCGGCGAGGAGAAGAAGCTGGAGATGGCATGGAAAGAAGTGGACCATTTCATAGCCGAACACATAGCGGAGAAGAAGAGATCAGGTGAAGCGAATGACGATATGCTATCGGCTTATATCAACGATAATGACGACGATAACGATCGAGCTATGGATGGGAAGAGATCTACCGAGTTCGACAAGTTCCTCAGGGACACGGCCGTGAACTTTATGCTTGCGGGGAGGGACACAACCGGAGCAGCGCTCACATGGTTCTTTTGGCTGCTGTCGCAGAATCCCATGGTGGAAGCAAAGATTCTGAAGGAATTGGAGGAGGCGACGTCTCTACGAAAAGAAAGACCGAGCTCCGACGAGCTGATCGTGTTCGGCACCGACGAGCTCGGGAAGATGGTCTACTTGCACGCGGCATTGTGCGAGTCATTGAGGTTTTTTCCTCCGGTTCCTTTCGAGCACAAGAGCGTGCTGCAGAGTGAAGTCCTCCCGAGTGGGCACAGAGTCGGACATGGGACAAAGATCTTGGTGTCGGCGTACGCCATGGGAAGGATGGAGGGAGTGTGGGGCGGTGATTGGGCGGAGGTCAGGCCAGAGAGGTGGATCTCGGAGAAGGGGAGGATGAGGTATGAGCCATCGTACAAGTTCCTAGCATTCAACTCAGGACCCAGGGCTTGTCTGGGGAAAGATGTGGCCTTCGCCCAGATGAAGACGGTGGTGGCTGCAATGGTGTACAACTTCCATGTGGAGGTGCTCCGAGGCCCTGTGGCTGCACCAAAGCTTTCCATCATCCTCCAGATGAAGAATGGCCTGATGGCGAGGATCGAGAGGAGGAGGGATCGCAAGTGA
- the LOC135582699 gene encoding protein PHOSPHATE STARVATION RESPONSE 2-like isoform X2, with product MYTWKEMETRSALPMGKLNMEQLSDARSSGVMSSTLPVRPNNSGEKFPKIPDSQLVLMDREIRSNPLPSDYTPFVSDGGNVGPLFSSPSGLSSDLHFSSSLPHERHTNDPTAVTWCPETVQGIGNSKINDSLIVVSNDLSKQNDWWSDIMNVDWKDLLNDTTIAESQSKVVCPAAQSSPDISMHQLQSHRSVPCHAGEVCSITSPMSATTSTATKPRMRWTPELHELFIDAVNQLGGGEKATPKGVLNIMKVEGLTICHVKSHLQKYRTARYIPDSSEGMSEKRITQSEELPSLNLKTGIDFTEALRLQIEVQKRLHEQLEIQRSMQLRIEEQAKRLQVMIEKQRKSTMEKQHASSTPLEPTPHSTAEIELPEGGNSSSSIQRTEDSRQVGNKWKMPELETSNKKGTDAITGCPSTSKHIRVSNEDA from the exons ATGTATACATGGAAAGAAATGGAAACACGATCAGCTCTGCCAATGGGGAAGCTTAACATGGAGCAACTCAGTGATGCTAGAAGCTCTGGAGTTATGTCATCAACTCTACCTGTTAGACCAAACAACTCTGGAGAGAAGTTTCCTAAAATACCAGATTCCCAACTAGTTCTGATGGATAGGGAAATAAGAAGCAATCCTTTGCCTTCCGATTATACTCCTTTTGTCTCCGATGGTGGGAACGTTGGACCCTTGTTTTCATCACCTTCTGGACTTTCTTCAGATCTTCATTTTTCTTCAAGTCTCCCCCATGAGAGGCATACCAATG ATCCAACTGCAGTAACCTGGTGTCCAGAAACAGTTCAAGGCATCGGGAACAGTAAAATCAACGACAGCTTGATTGTGGTTTCCAATGATCTCAGTAAGCAAAATGACTGGTGGAGTGATATCATGAATGTAGATTGGAAGGATCTTCTTAATGACACAACTATTGCTGAATCTCAATCAAAG GTTGTCTGCCCAGCTGCTCAATCCTCTCCTGATATCTCAATGCACCAGCTGCAATCCCATCGATCTGTTCCATGTCATGCTGGTGAGGTTTGTTCTATCACTAGTCCAATGTCTGCTACCACTAGTACTGCAACCAAGCCACGCATGAGGTGGACTCCAGAGCTTCATGAACTATTCATAGATGCCGTCAACCAGCTTGGTGGTGGTGAAA AAGCTACTCCTAAAGGTGTATTGAATATCATGAAAGTGGAAGGATTGACAATATGCCATGTGAAAAGTCATCTACAG AAATACAGAACAGCTCGTTATATACCGGACTCGTCAGAAG GAATGTCAGAAAAGAGGATCACTCAGAGTGAGGAATTACCTTCATTAAATCTGAAGAC AGGCATTGATTTCACTGAAGCATTGAGACTCCAGATAGAAGTTCAGAAACGCCTGCATGAACAACTTGAG ATTCAGAGAAGCatgcaactgagaattgaggagcAAGCGAAACGCCTGCAAGTAATGATCGAGAAGCAACGTAAGTCAACCATGGAAAAGCAGCATGCTTCTTCCACTCCATTAGAACCAACTCCTCATTCTACTGCTGAGATCGAGCTCCCAGAAGGAGGAAATAGCTCCAGTAGTATACAAAGAACAGAGGACTCTAGGCAAGTGGGTAACAAGTGGAAGATGCCTGAACTCGAGACTTCCAATAAGAAGGGAACAGATGCCATCACCGGTTGCCCTTCAACATCCAAGCACATCAGAGTGAGCAATGAGGACGCATGA